From Leptospira sp. WS58.C1, one genomic window encodes:
- a CDS encoding HD domain-containing phosphohydrolase, whose protein sequence is MSHLLDDRPKILVVDDEAANLQVLKQILQEDYRLFFAKDGIKALELAISERPNLILLDVMMPGMTGHETCKKLRNEFSTSRIPVIFVTAMAEEEDEADGFEAGAVDYITKPVSPAIVKARVKTHLSLVRNDELKETRLQIIQRLGLAAEYKDNETGLHVIRMSHYSQTLARALGYSEDTAEKILHASPMHDIGKIGIPDSILQKPGKLDPEEWEIMKTHPTIGAEIIGDHDSILLQMAKSIALNHHEKWDGSGYPNGIKGDTIPVEARIVTIADVFDALTTERPYKKAWSIEDAVNHIRKGAGSHFDPGLVPVFLNLMPELLEIRERWAET, encoded by the coding sequence ATGAGCCATCTACTCGATGACAGACCGAAAATTTTAGTCGTAGACGACGAAGCGGCAAACCTACAAGTACTCAAACAAATATTACAAGAAGATTATAGACTATTTTTCGCAAAAGACGGGATCAAGGCTTTAGAGCTTGCGATCTCCGAAAGACCGAATCTCATCCTTTTGGACGTGATGATGCCCGGAATGACAGGACATGAAACCTGTAAAAAACTCAGGAATGAGTTCTCTACCTCCAGGATACCGGTGATATTCGTAACGGCAATGGCGGAAGAAGAAGACGAGGCGGACGGTTTCGAAGCGGGGGCCGTCGATTATATTACGAAACCCGTAAGCCCCGCCATCGTAAAAGCTAGAGTAAAAACTCATCTTTCCCTGGTTCGGAACGATGAACTAAAAGAGACAAGACTTCAGATCATTCAAAGATTGGGCCTCGCCGCGGAATACAAGGACAATGAGACCGGACTTCATGTGATCCGAATGAGCCATTATTCCCAAACTTTAGCAAGGGCCTTGGGTTATTCGGAAGATACCGCCGAAAAAATATTACATGCTTCTCCTATGCATGATATCGGTAAGATAGGTATTCCGGATAGTATATTACAAAAACCTGGTAAACTTGATCCGGAAGAATGGGAAATCATGAAAACCCACCCCACGATCGGAGCCGAGATCATCGGAGACCATGATTCGATACTTTTGCAAATGGCGAAAAGTATCGCTTTGAACCATCACGAAAAATGGGACGGGAGCGGTTATCCGAACGGGATCAAAGGAGATACAATTCCGGTGGAAGCGAGAATAGTCACGATTGCGGACGTATTCGACGCACTAACAACAGAAAGACCTTATAAAAAAGCCTGGAGTATAGAAGACGCAGTCAATCATATACGAAAGGGAGCCGGGTCCCATTTTGATCCGGGTCTTGTACCGGTATTTCTGAATCTGATGCCTGAACTTTTGGAGATCAGAGAACGTTGGGCAGAAACTTAA
- a CDS encoding SDR family NAD(P)-dependent oxidoreductase — MGSKNILVVGAGSGIGRSLLEKLNANPEYFPIGISRRGRPLEESFERGKNYNCNLAEPDQIRKISSFISERWEEIHAIYFASGDGLFLKIEDLEWEDLQKHLILNLSAPILLTSKLLPLLKKGSLLCYLSSTAGRQGFSGSSPYCASKHGIAGFAKAIREEVKDRGIRVTTVFAGAIDTPIWDGREGFKREDMIPASDAAIFLESLYSLPASFNQDEILFLPPKGVL; from the coding sequence ATGGGTTCCAAGAATATCCTGGTAGTCGGGGCCGGTTCCGGGATCGGCAGATCTTTATTAGAAAAATTGAATGCAAATCCCGAATATTTTCCGATCGGGATCTCCAGGAGAGGCAGGCCCTTGGAGGAAAGTTTCGAAAGAGGAAAGAATTATAACTGCAATCTTGCTGAGCCTGATCAAATACGAAAAATTTCCTCTTTTATTTCGGAGCGTTGGGAAGAGATCCATGCGATCTATTTCGCTTCCGGAGACGGTCTATTCTTAAAAATAGAAGATCTGGAATGGGAAGATCTTCAAAAACATCTGATCCTGAATTTAAGCGCACCTATTTTACTGACTTCTAAACTTCTACCTTTATTAAAGAAGGGATCTCTACTTTGTTATCTTTCTTCCACCGCTGGGAGGCAAGGATTCTCGGGGTCTTCTCCTTATTGTGCTTCTAAACACGGTATTGCCGGCTTTGCAAAAGCGATCCGGGAAGAAGTAAAAGATCGTGGGATAAGAGTGACTACCGTGTTTGCGGGAGCGATAGACACTCCGATCTGGGACGGCAGAGAAGGATTTAAAAGAGAAGATATGATCCCTGCTTCGGATGCTGCGATCTTTTTGGAAAGTTTGTATTCTCTTCCTGCAAGTTTTAATCAGGACGAGATCCTTTTTCTTCCGCCTAAGGGTGTGTTATAA
- the mtnB gene encoding methylthioribulose 1-phosphate dehydratase encodes MSQKKILTRLAESGVLYHSKGWMPGTAGNLSIKDEKDPNVFWVSGSGLDKNKLTRKDFLPVEIQSGKVLEGWKGREGLKPSAETSIHRAVYKAFPEMGCSLHVHTPESNLIEIGVSKENPIEELPLLPLEIIKAFGIWDEDPNVSVPVLYNYPNVQDISDHLEKHLIEAKPRVPFCIIEKHGITVWGKDLVQANRHLEAADFLLKVRAMSK; translated from the coding sequence ATGTCCCAAAAAAAAATCCTGACCCGCCTCGCGGAGTCGGGGGTCCTGTATCATTCCAAAGGATGGATGCCCGGAACTGCGGGCAATCTTTCCATCAAGGACGAAAAAGATCCTAACGTATTCTGGGTAAGCGGAAGCGGTTTGGATAAGAACAAACTGACCCGAAAAGATTTTCTTCCGGTAGAGATCCAATCCGGAAAAGTACTAGAAGGTTGGAAAGGTCGAGAAGGTCTGAAACCTTCCGCGGAAACTTCCATACACAGAGCAGTTTATAAAGCATTTCCGGAAATGGGATGTTCTCTTCATGTCCATACACCGGAATCTAATCTGATCGAAATAGGAGTTTCCAAAGAGAATCCGATCGAGGAACTTCCGCTTCTTCCCTTAGAGATCATTAAGGCGTTCGGTATCTGGGATGAGGATCCGAACGTATCCGTCCCTGTCCTATACAATTATCCGAATGTGCAGGATATTTCCGATCATTTGGAGAAACATCTCATCGAGGCAAAACCTAGGGTCCCCTTCTGTATTATAGAAAAACACGGGATTACCGTTTGGGGAAAGGATCTGGTCCAGGCGAATCGGCATTTAGAAGCCGCCGATTTTTTATTAAAAGTGCGGGCGATGTCCAAGTAA
- a CDS encoding 1,2-dihydroxy-3-keto-5-methylthiopentene dioxygenase: protein MATIIQKPGLPEIKDNSEVKSFLNKRGIEYDHWPVPTSSYSLTDKLTLVDDEKETLLKNLDSRFETLKEKEGYQSRDLIVLHPQVPGLNEMLAKFDKVHYHTDDEVRYIVDGSGIFGFSLAGEKFLVKVEKDDFISVPKNTNHWFTLDENKRIKAVRYFQDMSGWVPNYVEETTALV, encoded by the coding sequence ATGGCGACAATTATCCAAAAACCGGGACTTCCGGAAATCAAAGACAATTCCGAAGTAAAATCTTTTCTGAATAAGAGAGGGATCGAGTACGATCATTGGCCGGTTCCTACTAGTTCTTATTCTCTTACGGATAAATTGACTCTCGTGGACGATGAGAAGGAAACTCTTCTCAAAAATTTGGACAGTCGTTTCGAAACCTTAAAGGAAAAAGAAGGTTATCAATCCAGGGATCTGATCGTTCTTCATCCGCAAGTCCCAGGCCTGAACGAGATGTTGGCCAAATTCGATAAAGTGCATTATCATACCGACGACGAAGTTCGTTATATTGTGGACGGTTCCGGGATTTTCGGATTCTCACTTGCGGGTGAAAAGTTTTTAGTAAAGGTGGAGAAGGACGACTTCATCTCCGTTCCAAAGAATACGAACCATTGGTTCACTTTGGACGAGAACAAAAGAATTAAGGCGGTCCGTTATTTCCAAGACATGAGCGGCTGGGTCCCGAATTACGTAGAAGAAACTACGGCCCTAGTCTGA
- the efp gene encoding elongation factor P: MNLGITEVRKGMVLKVEGELYSVVKSEFVNPGKGSAFIRTKLKNLVRNSSIERTFKAAEKLESVELEKRQMTICYSEGDDIIFMDTNDFEQIPVSKEYLEDILPFLKEETAMEVSFYEGKPIGVTPPNFAILEVTYAEEGLKGDTSGTALKRVTVETGGEINVPIFIKQGDSIRIDLRDLTYVERVNK; this comes from the coding sequence ATGAACTTAGGCATCACTGAAGTTAGAAAAGGAATGGTCCTCAAGGTAGAAGGAGAACTTTATTCCGTTGTAAAAAGCGAATTCGTGAATCCGGGAAAGGGATCCGCCTTTATCCGTACAAAATTAAAGAACCTGGTCCGTAACAGTTCCATTGAAAGGACCTTCAAGGCTGCGGAAAAATTAGAATCCGTAGAATTGGAAAAAAGACAGATGACTATCTGTTACTCCGAAGGTGATGATATCATCTTCATGGACACAAACGACTTCGAACAGATTCCTGTTTCTAAAGAATACTTGGAAGATATTCTTCCGTTCTTAAAGGAAGAGACGGCTATGGAAGTTTCCTTCTACGAAGGTAAACCGATCGGAGTGACTCCTCCGAACTTTGCGATCCTGGAAGTAACGTATGCGGAAGAAGGTCTAAAAGGTGATACCTCCGGAACCGCTCTGAAAAGAGTTACCGTAGAGACCGGGGGAGAGATCAACGTACCTATTTTTATCAAACAAGGAGATTCTATCCGGATCGACTTGAGAGATCTTACCTACGTGGAAAGGGTCAATAAATAA
- a CDS encoding phosphate ABC transporter substrate-binding protein, whose protein sequence is MKQKLTLLLLLFTVLTVTNCKKEPLLITGSETMHTLLNVVAAGYAKKNPKIEVTVQGGGSFEGIEKLFESKTDIAASSRTLTPEEQTQFERKGRFENVLIGYDGIAVVVNPANPVSKFTLEQISKIFSGEIKDWSQVGGKPGPIHVVLRNDKSGTAAYFETHILRQKDLGEKEYQASKKKEFTTDSKVVADNDEMADLIEKDAAAVGFMGMGSAQIQNKGKVKAVFYSKTGKDPYVEPTIQNVSERKYKLSRGLYLFYLSDRGKKIDEFITYITSEEGQALVLKSGYLRSTLSTVEVEATKQ, encoded by the coding sequence ATGAAACAAAAATTAACGCTCTTACTCCTTCTGTTTACCGTGTTAACGGTTACCAATTGCAAAAAAGAACCCTTACTGATCACCGGCTCCGAAACCATGCATACCTTGCTAAACGTGGTAGCGGCCGGATACGCTAAAAAGAATCCGAAGATAGAAGTTACCGTCCAAGGTGGAGGTTCCTTCGAGGGGATAGAAAAATTATTCGAATCCAAAACGGATATAGCTGCCTCTTCTAGAACATTAACTCCGGAAGAACAGACCCAATTCGAAAGAAAAGGAAGATTCGAGAATGTATTGATCGGCTATGATGGGATCGCAGTTGTAGTGAACCCTGCAAACCCCGTTTCCAAATTTACCTTAGAGCAGATCTCCAAAATATTCTCCGGAGAAATAAAAGATTGGTCGCAAGTAGGCGGAAAGCCCGGACCGATCCATGTGGTCCTTCGAAATGATAAAAGCGGAACTGCCGCTTATTTCGAAACTCATATCTTAAGACAAAAAGACCTGGGAGAAAAAGAATACCAAGCTTCCAAAAAGAAAGAGTTCACTACCGATTCCAAGGTGGTGGCGGATAACGATGAGATGGCGGATCTGATCGAAAAAGATGCAGCCGCAGTCGGATTTATGGGGATGGGAAGCGCACAGATCCAAAATAAAGGAAAAGTGAAAGCGGTTTTTTATTCGAAAACAGGAAAGGATCCTTATGTGGAGCCGACGATCCAAAATGTTTCCGAAAGAAAATATAAACTCTCTAGAGGGTTGTATCTATTCTATCTATCCGATAGAGGTAAAAAAATCGATGAGTTCATTACCTATATCACTTCCGAAGAAGGGCAAGCTCTGGTATTAAAAAGCGGCTATTTACGAAGTACTTTAAGTACTGTGGAAGTGGAAGCTACCAAACAATAA
- a CDS encoding KamA family radical SAM protein, whose protein sequence is MELVSSYQKQKTGSGPEWLDWKWQIQNRIKDSSELENYIRISSEEKEALLTCGEVFSFSATPYYLGLADPEDPNCPIRLQVIPRKEELDTRAWDRKDPLAEESYMPVKGVTHRYPDRALWYLSHVCAVYCRFCTRKRKVSQSAETPGTEDWKDAIHYFREHTEIKEVILSGGDPLNLSDSKLDYLLSELKSIPHINQVRIHTRYPVTLPMRITHELCQVLKKHFPIYLVTHFNHSKELTELVKERIGMLAKEGAVTVLNQAVLLKGINNSVGALTDLFYGLTKIGIKPYYLHHCDEVFGSSHFRVPIEEGVELMKQIRGSISGLSVPLYVVDLTGGGGKVPLPANYLEETKNSSYVFRNYKGDLYEIGF, encoded by the coding sequence TTGGAACTCGTTTCCTCATATCAAAAACAAAAGACCGGTTCCGGTCCGGAATGGTTGGATTGGAAATGGCAGATCCAAAATCGGATCAAAGATTCATCCGAGTTAGAAAACTATATCCGGATCAGTTCGGAAGAAAAAGAAGCATTGCTAACCTGTGGCGAAGTGTTCAGCTTCTCCGCTACTCCTTATTATCTTGGCCTCGCGGATCCGGAAGATCCGAACTGCCCTATTCGATTACAAGTCATACCAAGAAAGGAAGAGTTAGATACGAGAGCCTGGGATAGAAAAGATCCGTTGGCGGAAGAATCCTACATGCCGGTCAAAGGAGTGACCCATCGTTATCCGGATCGTGCACTTTGGTATCTTTCTCATGTATGCGCGGTTTATTGTAGGTTCTGTACGAGAAAAAGAAAGGTGTCCCAGTCTGCGGAAACTCCGGGAACAGAAGATTGGAAAGACGCAATCCATTATTTTAGAGAACACACTGAGATCAAAGAAGTGATCCTTTCCGGGGGAGATCCTTTAAATCTTTCCGATTCCAAGCTGGACTATCTACTTTCCGAATTAAAATCCATCCCGCATATCAACCAGGTGCGGATCCATACTAGGTATCCTGTTACACTTCCCATGAGGATTACTCATGAGCTTTGCCAGGTCTTAAAAAAACATTTTCCGATCTATCTGGTCACTCATTTCAACCATTCCAAGGAACTTACGGAACTTGTGAAGGAACGGATCGGGATGTTAGCGAAAGAAGGTGCCGTTACAGTCCTAAATCAGGCTGTACTTTTGAAGGGGATCAATAATTCCGTAGGAGCTTTGACGGATTTATTCTACGGACTGACCAAAATAGGGATCAAACCCTATTATCTGCATCATTGCGACGAGGTATTCGGGTCTTCTCATTTTAGGGTCCCAATAGAAGAAGGTGTGGAACTCATGAAGCAGATCCGAGGAAGTATCAGCGGACTAAGCGTTCCGTTATATGTGGTGGATCTGACGGGAGGAGGAGGAAAAGTGCCTCTGCCTGCGAACTATCTGGAAGAAACCAAAAATTCTTCCTATGTATTCCGAAATTATAAAGGAGATCTGTATGAGATCGGTTTCTAG
- a CDS encoding phytoene desaturase family protein, whose protein sequence is MNIDQVGSEFDIIFIGSGMGSLCTASLLAQSAGKKVLVLEKHFQPGGFTHEFQRKQGKYHWDVGIHYVGDMHEGGLCRKISDKITRGQLVWKRMPEPFERLVFPSRKFDIYGDPEKFKSDLISQFPEELEAIERYFKDIKRTSGLFGKAIMMRLSPPPLDSLTGLLGEGNIVTLKDYFDKNFKSEDLKGILAAQWGDYGLPPSKVAFAMHATLVQHYLNGGYYPVGGAGKIFDSIEPILEEKGGAVLSSVEAKEILIKDGKVVGVKAKALRGEGHERDFFAPLVISCAGAYPTYTKLIPDSVPIPFRKELKDFYNRERMTTSICLYLGLSESPAKFGFKGENYWIFSSPDHDKNFSERNDWLSESGEIPNLYLSFPSLKNPEAKSHTMDVITFTDYSNFADWKDEPWKKRGEDYKNLKEKIINRILSTLEVRFPGLTKLVEFAELSTPITNEHFTSHPDGAIYGLACVPERYKKEKCPWFDVRTPIEGLYLTGADAASPGIAGAMMGGLAAALAVTGNADILRELRN, encoded by the coding sequence ATGAATATTGATCAAGTAGGCAGCGAATTCGATATTATATTTATAGGCTCCGGCATGGGAAGTTTATGTACCGCCAGTCTTTTGGCCCAATCGGCAGGGAAGAAGGTTCTGGTCCTGGAAAAACATTTTCAACCGGGAGGTTTTACTCATGAATTCCAGAGAAAACAAGGAAAGTACCATTGGGATGTGGGTATTCACTATGTAGGCGACATGCATGAAGGTGGGCTTTGCAGGAAGATCTCCGATAAGATCACTCGAGGGCAACTTGTTTGGAAAAGAATGCCGGAACCTTTTGAACGTTTGGTCTTTCCGTCTAGAAAATTCGATATTTATGGAGATCCGGAAAAGTTCAAATCGGATTTGATCAGTCAATTCCCTGAAGAATTAGAGGCCATCGAGAGATATTTCAAGGATATCAAAAGGACTTCGGGCCTTTTTGGAAAAGCGATCATGATGAGGCTTTCTCCTCCTCCACTAGATTCTCTTACAGGCTTGCTTGGAGAGGGGAATATAGTAACTCTCAAGGATTATTTCGATAAAAATTTCAAGAGTGAGGATTTGAAGGGAATTTTAGCAGCCCAATGGGGAGATTACGGTCTTCCTCCTTCTAAAGTTGCTTTTGCGATGCATGCAACGTTAGTGCAACATTATCTAAACGGAGGTTATTATCCTGTGGGAGGCGCCGGTAAAATTTTCGATTCTATAGAACCGATCCTTGAGGAAAAAGGAGGCGCAGTACTATCTTCCGTAGAAGCAAAGGAGATCTTGATCAAGGATGGAAAGGTAGTAGGTGTTAAGGCAAAAGCGTTGAGGGGAGAAGGCCATGAGCGGGACTTTTTTGCTCCGTTGGTGATCTCATGTGCAGGAGCCTATCCTACATATACAAAATTGATCCCGGATTCCGTTCCGATACCTTTCAGAAAGGAGCTAAAAGATTTTTATAATCGAGAAAGAATGACCACAAGTATTTGTCTCTATCTTGGTCTTTCCGAGAGTCCTGCAAAATTCGGATTTAAAGGTGAGAATTATTGGATTTTCTCTTCTCCGGACCATGATAAGAATTTTTCGGAAAGAAATGATTGGCTTTCGGAAAGTGGAGAGATACCGAACTTATATCTTTCTTTTCCGAGTTTAAAAAATCCGGAAGCGAAGTCTCATACGATGGATGTGATCACATTCACGGATTATTCCAATTTTGCGGATTGGAAAGACGAACCTTGGAAGAAGAGGGGAGAAGATTATAAAAACTTAAAAGAGAAAATTATAAATCGTATACTTTCCACCTTGGAGGTAAGATTCCCGGGCCTCACTAAATTGGTGGAATTTGCGGAACTTTCCACTCCGATCACGAACGAACACTTTACTTCTCATCCGGACGGAGCTATCTACGGTTTGGCCTGTGTGCCGGAAAGATACAAGAAGGAAAAATGTCCTTGGTTCGATGTGCGGACCCCGATCGAGGGTTTGTATTTGACCGGCGCGGACGCGGCTTCTCCCGGCATTGCAGGGGCAATGATGGGGGGCTTGGCCGCCGCGTTAGCGGTAACTGGAAATGCGGATATTCTGAGAGAATTAAGAAATTAG
- a CDS encoding TetR/AcrR family transcriptional regulator, with amino-acid sequence MKNLQEKNSYHHGDLKRALLDASIKILKEEGYKALSLRKAATLAGVSQSAPYRHYPDLESLYADIAEEGFKILAERQKRLRGKYKKRPLLLFRESGVSYVEFALENPDLFRIMYGNQIESHLKYDSLIKTEDETFQIIVEIIKDCQKAGLIPEGNTEKAATSAWTMAHGVAVLLSGQQMMFRNIDIKQARKITKDLIQFLYTGLKV; translated from the coding sequence ATGAAAAATCTCCAAGAAAAAAATTCCTACCACCATGGGGACCTAAAAAGAGCCTTATTGGACGCCTCTATAAAGATCTTAAAGGAAGAAGGTTATAAGGCGTTAAGCCTCAGAAAGGCTGCCACCTTGGCCGGAGTCAGCCAATCCGCTCCCTATAGACATTATCCGGACTTGGAATCCTTATATGCCGATATTGCGGAAGAAGGATTTAAAATACTGGCCGAACGACAAAAGAGGTTAAGAGGGAAATATAAAAAGAGACCTTTACTTCTATTCAGAGAATCGGGAGTTTCTTATGTGGAATTCGCATTAGAAAATCCTGATCTATTTCGTATCATGTACGGAAATCAAATAGAAAGCCACCTAAAATACGATTCTTTGATCAAAACAGAAGACGAAACCTTTCAGATTATTGTAGAGATCATTAAGGATTGTCAAAAGGCGGGTTTGATCCCGGAAGGAAATACGGAAAAAGCGGCCACCTCCGCCTGGACTATGGCTCACGGAGTCGCAGTACTTTTATCCGGACAGCAGATGATGTTCAGGAATATCGATATAAAACAAGCAAGAAAGATCACTAAGGATCTAATCCAATTCTTATATACCGGACTGAAAGTGTAA
- a CDS encoding SAM-dependent methyltransferase, whose protein sequence is MSLIYTLMERDVFPDWLIRFRIRQLLRLRLRTEDKGSLEKNQEHLIQYVNALKQSPIAVDTQAANEQHYEVPAAFFKLVMGKYMKYSSGYWTSPDVGIDESERTMLDLTCERAEIENGMNVLDLGCGWGSISLYIAEKYPKSKVTGVSNSKSQKKYIDAEAKKRGLKNLNIITADMNVFKTSQKFDRIVSVEMLEHMKNYEALFERLANFLKPKGKFFVHIFTHKKFAYSFEVVDDTDWMAKYFFTGGQMPSHDLFLYFQKNFQIRNQWVVNGKNYALTSEAWLSNMYKNKEEVLKILGETYGKEQAVKWFVYWKTFFMACAELWKYKNGEEWIVSHYLFDKR, encoded by the coding sequence ATGAGTCTGATCTATACTTTAATGGAAAGAGACGTTTTCCCGGACTGGTTGATCCGATTCAGGATACGTCAACTTTTGCGTCTAAGACTTCGTACGGAAGACAAGGGAAGTCTGGAGAAAAATCAAGAACATCTCATTCAATATGTGAATGCGCTAAAACAATCTCCTATCGCCGTAGATACGCAGGCTGCGAATGAGCAACATTATGAAGTGCCTGCCGCTTTTTTTAAGTTGGTGATGGGGAAATACATGAAGTACAGCTCCGGTTACTGGACTTCTCCCGATGTTGGAATAGATGAATCCGAAAGAACCATGTTGGATCTGACCTGCGAAAGAGCGGAAATCGAAAATGGGATGAACGTTTTGGACTTGGGTTGCGGTTGGGGATCTATTTCTCTTTATATAGCGGAGAAGTATCCGAAATCCAAAGTAACGGGAGTTTCCAATTCTAAAAGCCAGAAAAAGTACATAGATGCGGAAGCCAAAAAAAGAGGATTAAAGAATCTGAATATAATTACCGCTGACATGAACGTATTTAAAACAAGTCAGAAATTCGATAGGATCGTCTCCGTAGAAATGTTGGAGCATATGAAAAACTACGAAGCCCTATTTGAAAGGTTGGCAAATTTTCTAAAACCGAAAGGAAAATTTTTTGTACACATATTCACTCACAAAAAGTTCGCTTATTCTTTCGAAGTAGTGGATGATACGGATTGGATGGCTAAATATTTTTTTACGGGAGGGCAAATGCCTTCTCATGATCTCTTTTTATATTTCCAGAAAAATTTTCAGATCCGTAACCAATGGGTGGTAAACGGTAAAAATTATGCTCTTACTTCGGAAGCATGGCTCTCCAATATGTATAAGAATAAAGAAGAAGTCCTGAAAATTTTAGGGGAAACTTACGGTAAAGAACAGGCGGTGAAATGGTTTGTCTATTGGAAAACATTCTTTATGGCCTGTGCAGAACTTTGGAAATACAAAAACGGAGAAGAATGGATTGTTTCTCATTATCTTTTTGATAAGAGGTAG
- a CDS encoding DUF1295 domain-containing protein: protein MYEKAVSLMFIAWVVVFFLMSFLWLIGKLIKNYAIVDVGWGLCISTIAIIYFLLGDAYSVRKAIFAFMATVWGWRLSYFIFTTRVLTGHEDARYTEFRKEYGDQVDRKFFTNVFQFQGILGTILSLPFLFPALNPSIQTHPLELIGLCVFIIGLWGESVADFQLAEFKLDPANKGKVCDVGLWRYSRHPNYFFEWVIWVSFGLVSLASPWGWIGLISPLIMLILLTKITGIPLNEIGQIRSKGNLYLEYKSKTSSFFPWFRKK from the coding sequence ATGTACGAAAAAGCCGTATCCTTGATGTTCATTGCCTGGGTGGTCGTATTTTTTTTGATGAGCTTCCTTTGGTTGATCGGGAAGTTGATCAAAAACTACGCGATAGTAGACGTGGGATGGGGGCTTTGTATCTCCACGATTGCAATCATATATTTTCTATTAGGCGACGCTTATTCGGTTAGAAAGGCGATTTTTGCTTTTATGGCAACAGTTTGGGGTTGGAGACTTTCTTATTTTATATTTACCACAAGAGTTCTGACAGGCCATGAAGATGCAAGATATACCGAATTCAGAAAAGAATACGGAGACCAGGTGGATCGAAAGTTTTTTACGAACGTATTCCAATTCCAGGGAATCCTAGGGACGATCTTAAGCCTTCCTTTTTTATTTCCCGCGCTAAATCCTTCCATACAAACACATCCATTGGAATTGATCGGTCTATGTGTTTTTATAATAGGGCTTTGGGGGGAATCGGTAGCCGATTTTCAATTGGCGGAATTCAAATTGGATCCAGCGAATAAAGGAAAGGTTTGCGATGTTGGTCTTTGGAGATACAGTAGACATCCGAATTATTTTTTTGAATGGGTGATCTGGGTCTCTTTCGGTCTTGTTTCTCTCGCTTCGCCTTGGGGATGGATCGGTCTTATCTCCCCGTTAATCATGTTGATCCTTTTAACGAAGATCACAGGGATCCCTTTAAACGAGATCGGGCAAATAAGATCCAAAGGTAATCTTTACCTGGAATACAAATCCAAGACCAGCTCTTTCTTCCCTTGGTTCCGCAAAAAGTAG
- a CDS encoding DUF2062 domain-containing protein, producing MTKLENQELKPSFLAKTKTRILEELKTGTSPEKIALSLAIGGAIGIFPLIGTTMALCAFLGFILRLNPVSIQIANYAMYPFQVILIVPFLKIGAYLSGKELDLAWAYKLVEGDSSQVLEGLSHSAGYAVLGWSCMVPIPAGISYFLLLILVRKASRIVRK from the coding sequence GTGACAAAATTAGAAAACCAAGAATTGAAACCTTCTTTTTTGGCTAAGACAAAAACAAGGATCTTAGAAGAATTAAAAACCGGAACCAGCCCGGAAAAGATCGCGTTGTCTCTTGCTATAGGAGGAGCAATAGGTATTTTTCCTTTGATCGGGACTACTATGGCGTTATGTGCGTTCTTAGGTTTCATTCTAAGATTAAACCCGGTCTCGATCCAGATTGCGAATTATGCGATGTATCCATTTCAAGTTATTCTAATTGTCCCTTTTTTAAAAATAGGGGCTTATTTATCGGGTAAGGAATTGGATCTGGCTTGGGCTTATAAACTTGTAGAAGGGGACAGTTCCCAGGTTTTGGAAGGTCTTTCTCATTCCGCAGGATATGCGGTTTTGGGTTGGAGTTGTATGGTACCTATACCTGCAGGTATCTCGTATTTTCTATTATTGATCCTGGTCAGAAAAGCAAGCCGGATCGTTCGTAAGTAA